One genomic window of Desulfovibrio inopinatus DSM 10711 includes the following:
- a CDS encoding HAMP domain-containing methyl-accepting chemotaxis protein, translating to MKKSVFRTLNFKLISSYTVLIIALAVVGFTGYKAAQTIGKGLSTMFNQYLPSIDYLIEADRDLQQLLVAERSMIFIEPSSKEFKELESTYDENLQQAIERFTKFAALATTQEELDLIKNFETAYMAWKDISRRVVDARKTDTDEGRLLALELTQSEAKNKFEAMRDIINTLTELNLKFSAEREQEAKTVFNNAVTLISVLTGAMILFGIFTAWLIIRGISRSLGGEPDEIADIANQVAIGDLSLNFHDNAKSGSVYAAMRNMVDASQKVTAIMSSLAEGDLDIEAVERSEKDILILSLKRLIEAEKGVALAAGQLSQGDLNVNLIPRSDNDSLITALASLVAAERDIATTVEELSKGNLNLQVMERSENDKLMRSLKVLIQAETQVADAAQQLAQGDISIQLTERSSSDRLIQSLQILVAAERNTAEILQQLAVGNLDVSVNERSEQDELMRSIQSLIQAERNILARVQALAIGDMTQTVQPRSDKDALLTALNNLLKAEKEIAIIARKLSQGNLTVSVTKRDDKDELLESLAEMISKISEVLAEVQEGSENVASSSEEMSAASESLSQGASQQAAAVEESSSSMEEMASSIGQNADNSKQTEAIAIKAAVDAKSSGDAVKETVNAMKDIVGKISIIEEIARQTDLLALNAAIEAARAGDAGRGFAVVASEVRKLAERSQQAASEISSLAANSTDVAERAGILLDKLVPDIQRTADLVQEINAASQEQSTGASQVNKALQQLDQVIQGNASSAEQLASTAEELSAQAEQLRASIAFFSLKAPTQQKTLTDPKQRLFTSRKHGAQAQKQEQDVTQPESIMQKLGMDEDMEEHDEEFERF from the coding sequence ATGAAAAAATCAGTATTCAGGACCCTCAACTTTAAGCTCATATCCAGCTATACTGTCCTCATCATTGCGTTAGCTGTTGTCGGCTTCACGGGATATAAAGCAGCTCAAACTATCGGCAAGGGCTTAAGTACCATGTTCAACCAATATCTTCCAAGCATTGACTATCTCATTGAGGCGGACCGAGACCTGCAGCAACTTCTTGTTGCTGAACGCTCCATGATTTTCATCGAACCTTCATCAAAAGAATTCAAAGAACTTGAAAGCACGTATGACGAAAACCTCCAACAAGCGATCGAACGATTTACCAAATTTGCTGCTTTAGCCACAACGCAGGAAGAGCTTGACCTTATTAAAAATTTTGAAACTGCATACATGGCCTGGAAAGATATTTCCCGCCGTGTTGTCGATGCAAGAAAAACAGACACCGACGAAGGCCGTCTTCTTGCCTTGGAGCTGACCCAGTCAGAAGCCAAGAACAAATTCGAAGCCATGCGTGACATTATCAACACACTCACAGAACTGAATCTAAAATTTTCGGCAGAACGAGAACAAGAAGCGAAGACCGTCTTCAACAATGCCGTCACCCTTATTTCCGTACTGACGGGAGCCATGATCCTATTTGGCATCTTCACAGCATGGTTGATTATCCGGGGCATCTCTCGGAGCCTTGGAGGTGAACCAGACGAAATCGCCGACATTGCCAACCAGGTTGCCATCGGCGACCTCTCCTTGAATTTTCATGATAACGCGAAATCAGGAAGCGTTTATGCCGCCATGCGAAATATGGTTGATGCCTCGCAGAAGGTGACAGCAATCATGTCCAGTCTGGCAGAAGGAGACCTTGATATAGAGGCCGTGGAACGCTCAGAAAAAGATATCCTCATTCTGTCGCTCAAACGTTTAATAGAAGCAGAAAAAGGTGTTGCGTTAGCCGCAGGTCAGCTCTCCCAAGGAGATCTCAACGTCAACCTTATCCCTCGCTCAGATAATGACAGCCTCATTACAGCGCTTGCAAGTCTTGTTGCCGCCGAACGCGACATTGCGACCACCGTCGAAGAATTATCCAAAGGGAATCTCAATCTTCAGGTCATGGAACGCTCAGAAAACGATAAGCTCATGCGTTCACTCAAAGTTTTGATCCAGGCCGAAACCCAAGTTGCCGATGCAGCCCAACAATTGGCCCAAGGCGATATTTCCATCCAACTGACGGAACGCTCCTCATCGGACAGACTTATTCAATCACTCCAGATACTTGTTGCAGCCGAACGAAACACGGCAGAAATTCTGCAACAACTCGCGGTTGGAAATCTCGATGTGAGTGTCAACGAACGTTCGGAACAAGACGAATTGATGCGATCCATCCAATCTTTGATTCAAGCGGAGCGCAATATTCTTGCCCGTGTCCAGGCCCTGGCCATTGGTGATATGACCCAAACGGTACAACCCCGATCGGATAAAGACGCCCTGCTTACGGCATTAAACAACCTGTTGAAAGCGGAAAAAGAGATCGCCATCATTGCCCGAAAGCTGAGTCAAGGTAATCTGACTGTTTCCGTGACAAAACGCGATGACAAAGACGAGCTTTTGGAATCCTTGGCAGAAATGATTTCCAAAATCAGCGAAGTTCTCGCTGAAGTCCAAGAAGGCTCGGAGAACGTCGCGTCGAGCAGTGAAGAAATGAGTGCAGCGTCGGAAAGCCTGTCACAGGGAGCATCCCAACAGGCCGCTGCCGTGGAGGAATCTTCGTCCTCCATGGAAGAAATGGCATCCAGCATCGGGCAAAACGCAGATAATTCAAAGCAAACGGAAGCCATCGCAATTAAAGCTGCCGTTGATGCCAAATCCTCTGGCGATGCCGTCAAAGAAACCGTCAACGCTATGAAGGATATTGTCGGGAAGATTTCCATCATCGAAGAAATCGCCAGACAAACTGACCTTCTCGCCCTGAATGCTGCTATTGAAGCTGCGCGTGCTGGAGACGCCGGCCGTGGTTTTGCAGTTGTCGCATCCGAGGTCCGCAAACTTGCCGAACGCAGCCAACAAGCGGCGTCGGAAATCTCAAGTCTGGCCGCGAATAGTACCGATGTGGCAGAACGGGCTGGCATTTTGCTTGATAAACTCGTTCCGGATATTCAACGAACGGCCGACCTCGTCCAGGAGATCAACGCCGCGAGCCAAGAACAAAGCACTGGCGCAAGCCAAGTCAACAAAGCCTTGCAACAACTCGATCAAGTTATTCAAGGCAATGCTTCTTCAGCCGAACAACTTGCATCCACGGCAGAAGAACTTTCGGCCCAAGCCGAACAACTGCGTGCATCTATAGCCTTTTTCAGCCTGAAAGCTCCAACGCAACAAAAAACTCTCACAGACCCCAAGCAACGCCTGTTTACCTCGCGAAAGCATGGAGCCCAAGCTCAGAAACAAGAGCAGGACGTAACACAGCCTGAAAGCATTATGCAGAAACTTGGTATGGACGAAGATATGGAAGAGCACGATGAAGAATTTGAGCGCTTTTAG
- a CDS encoding phenylacetate--CoA ligase family protein, with protein sequence MYFDPKFETMSRGELSQLILERLQSTLNRVARNVPYYKTAFAERDIDPDDFYTLEDITRLPFTTRDVLMQGYPYDLFAVPLRDVVRLHTPSGSSDKPIVVGYTKNDLAKWSSLTARILVAGGVSRDDVVQIAFSYGLLTGGFGFHNGAELIGAAVIPSSNAPSSRQIMIMQDYKSTALICTPSHALRLAEQLENANININALPLRWGLFGGEPWSIAMRTEIEDRLKVTATDNYGISDVMGPGVAGECQHQCGMHINEDHFLAEVINPTTGEPVADGDVGELVLTTLTKEAFPVIRYRTGDLTRIIDEPCACGRTFRRIDKIQGRVDDVFVFRGINVYPSRITRILSEFENASHRFIVELEQHGARDEAALKVEMSEGFFFDQMRVQHEFVKRIEKRLHSELGVSFNVKLVEPKREEEDEPAYTVIDKRHIRH encoded by the coding sequence ATGTATTTCGACCCTAAATTTGAAACCATGAGTCGCGGGGAACTCTCGCAGCTTATCTTGGAACGGCTCCAGTCTACCCTGAATCGCGTGGCGCGCAATGTCCCCTATTATAAAACCGCCTTTGCCGAACGCGATATTGATCCTGATGACTTTTATACATTGGAAGACATTACACGGCTTCCTTTCACCACGCGGGATGTTCTCATGCAAGGATACCCCTATGACCTTTTTGCCGTACCATTGCGTGATGTAGTCCGCCTGCATACACCGTCAGGGTCGTCCGACAAACCCATTGTTGTCGGATATACCAAAAACGATCTCGCGAAATGGTCATCGTTGACTGCACGCATTCTTGTGGCGGGTGGTGTCAGCCGGGATGATGTCGTCCAAATTGCATTTTCTTATGGCCTGCTGACGGGAGGTTTTGGATTTCATAATGGAGCAGAATTAATCGGAGCGGCTGTTATCCCGAGTTCCAACGCCCCGAGCTCTCGCCAAATCATGATCATGCAGGATTATAAATCCACGGCCCTTATCTGCACGCCGAGTCACGCCCTGCGTCTGGCTGAACAGCTTGAAAATGCCAATATTAATATCAATGCTTTACCGCTACGCTGGGGGCTTTTTGGTGGGGAACCCTGGAGCATCGCCATGCGAACCGAAATTGAAGATCGTCTCAAAGTTACGGCGACGGATAATTACGGAATCAGCGATGTGATGGGGCCGGGCGTAGCTGGTGAATGCCAACACCAATGTGGCATGCACATCAACGAAGATCATTTTCTCGCCGAAGTCATCAATCCCACAACGGGAGAACCTGTCGCAGATGGTGATGTGGGTGAACTCGTGTTGACAACACTCACCAAGGAAGCATTTCCCGTCATCCGGTATCGTACCGGCGACCTCACCCGCATCATTGACGAACCTTGTGCGTGCGGTCGTACGTTCCGCCGTATCGATAAAATTCAGGGCCGAGTGGACGACGTTTTTGTTTTCCGTGGCATCAATGTCTATCCGAGCCGCATTACACGGATATTGTCAGAATTTGAAAATGCGTCACACCGCTTCATTGTTGAATTAGAACAGCATGGAGCACGAGATGAAGCTGCGCTCAAAGTTGAAATGTCTGAAGGATTCTTCTTTGATCAAATGCGTGTCCAGCATGAATTCGTAAAACGTATTGAAAAACGACTCCATTCGGAACTTGGCGTCTCCTTTAATGTGAAACTCGTTGAACCCAAACGCGAAGAAGAAGACGAGCCAGCTTATACAGTGATTGATAAACGCCATATCCGTCATTAA
- a CDS encoding ABC transporter ATP-binding protein has product MITLRNVDVFYGKVHAVRRASLHVDEGEIVALIGANGAGKTTLLCTISGLNRPNRGSITFAGENIGKKSPDKIVRAGISQVPERRLVFKPLSVEDNLNLGAYSIRGAAAKKQAKSDLDSIYDMFPILGQRRKQAAGTLSGGEQQMLAIGRALMARPRLLLLDEPGMGLAPAICKEIFNTITTLRRERNLTVLLVEQNAKSALGIADRGYVLETGRIILQGPAEELLANRDVQRAYLGRERSTN; this is encoded by the coding sequence ATGATTACACTTCGCAATGTCGATGTTTTTTACGGCAAAGTACATGCAGTCAGGCGCGCTTCCCTCCATGTCGACGAGGGAGAAATCGTTGCGCTTATCGGAGCCAACGGAGCGGGCAAAACGACCCTTCTCTGCACCATTTCTGGACTCAATCGTCCAAACCGCGGCTCTATTACCTTTGCCGGTGAAAATATCGGAAAAAAAAGTCCGGACAAAATCGTTCGGGCCGGTATATCCCAAGTGCCTGAACGCCGACTCGTCTTCAAACCGCTCAGTGTCGAAGACAACCTCAATCTCGGTGCATATTCAATCCGTGGGGCTGCCGCCAAAAAACAGGCAAAATCCGATCTCGACAGCATCTACGACATGTTTCCCATCCTCGGACAACGGCGTAAACAAGCGGCTGGCACACTCTCCGGCGGAGAACAACAGATGCTTGCCATTGGGAGAGCGCTGATGGCAAGACCACGGCTTCTCTTACTGGATGAGCCCGGTATGGGATTGGCTCCGGCTATATGCAAAGAAATTTTCAATACAATTACGACTCTTCGTCGTGAACGCAACCTGACGGTGTTGCTTGTTGAGCAAAATGCGAAGAGTGCACTTGGTATAGCTGACCGAGGCTACGTCCTCGAAACAGGACGCATCATTTTACAAGGGCCGGCTGAAGAGCTTCTGGCCAATCGTGATGTGCAACGCGCCTATCTTGGACGTGAGCGCAGCACGAACTGA
- a CDS encoding ATP-binding protein → MTQKRSGPQTLSRLREKAERLLSKLPNEESTTQAEDFRELLHELNVYQIELELQNEELINMQTQLEHSRDRYIRLFDFAPVGYFSFNNKGVILDVNLAGSNMLGVNRMYLHNKPLVTYLEPASQIIFSMHLHAVMASHDAVHTCELVFKSRKDRRVIAKVQSLNSTAGNCPPQCLSVFMNITDMRQAERDLRRSKAELDTMFEETLSPIAVLDNTGQFLNANRQAAKFFETSRENLRESNLKRFCPFEFKPSALVGLPFPIGESVEFEYIVGSKTKTMLQNLIPICHENEDTTIYYVIGQDITERKRMEHELRRAKEAAESISLAKSNFLANMSHEIRTPMNAIMGMTKMVLESNLHAEQRTMLEGVCEASHSLLEIINDILDFSKIEAGKVELKPEEFDPRTVIDATMRVFRIPAEKSGLELTATYAPDVPTQVYGDFGRLRQILVNLVGNALKFTPKGSVEINVSQLMPKTSACSNAATLLFSVKDTGIGIPTEKFETIFDSFTQEDSTTTKRYGGTGLGLAISKRLVEMMNGSIWLESTVDVGSTFYFTVTFETPDNVMPIRPETSAASLQSSVPPLRILLAEDNLLNQRFASHCLRSKGHAVTAVPNGKEALDVLRQDEFDVILMDVSMPVLDGIETTRAIRADQSGQFDPTIPIIALTAHAVKGDRERFLEAGMDDYVSKPFDLDVLFEVIAKCLPKSARQIPFHTAESMPVHTDTIFDAQWISSKFSAKYDFYNEIFEMFIEDAGEKLHRVRGFLGDNAFEAISDEAHSLKGMSATIGAARFRTASQELEAAARQKQLDEARQRFVVLEDELSRLRNLNMDEATFEDIKNGKV, encoded by the coding sequence ATGACGCAAAAACGATCCGGACCACAAACCCTCTCCCGACTCCGAGAGAAGGCCGAACGACTTTTGAGTAAACTCCCGAACGAAGAATCCACGACCCAAGCCGAGGATTTTCGTGAACTTTTGCATGAATTGAATGTATACCAAATTGAACTCGAGCTGCAAAATGAAGAGCTCATCAACATGCAGACGCAGCTTGAGCATTCTCGCGACCGCTATATTCGACTCTTTGATTTCGCTCCTGTTGGGTATTTCTCCTTCAATAATAAAGGAGTCATTCTTGACGTCAATTTAGCAGGCTCCAATATGCTTGGCGTCAACCGCATGTATTTACACAACAAGCCTCTTGTCACCTATCTGGAGCCTGCCTCGCAAATCATTTTTTCCATGCATCTTCACGCGGTCATGGCTTCCCATGATGCGGTACATACCTGTGAACTCGTTTTCAAAAGCCGAAAAGATCGACGCGTCATCGCCAAAGTGCAATCACTCAATTCGACAGCCGGAAACTGCCCTCCACAGTGCCTCTCCGTCTTCATGAACATTACGGATATGCGTCAAGCCGAACGGGATTTGCGACGGAGTAAGGCTGAACTCGATACAATGTTCGAAGAAACACTGAGCCCTATTGCAGTGCTTGATAACACAGGCCAGTTTCTCAACGCGAACAGACAGGCTGCAAAATTTTTCGAAACATCCAGAGAAAACCTGCGTGAATCCAACTTGAAACGTTTTTGTCCATTCGAGTTCAAACCATCCGCACTGGTAGGACTCCCTTTTCCCATTGGGGAATCCGTCGAATTCGAATATATCGTCGGCTCAAAAACAAAAACCATGCTGCAAAATCTCATTCCCATCTGTCACGAGAACGAGGACACCACAATATATTATGTTATCGGTCAGGATATCACTGAACGTAAACGCATGGAACACGAACTTCGCCGAGCCAAAGAAGCAGCGGAATCGATTAGTCTCGCCAAGAGTAACTTTCTCGCCAATATGAGCCACGAGATACGTACACCCATGAATGCCATTATGGGCATGACCAAAATGGTTCTTGAAAGTAATCTCCACGCGGAACAACGCACCATGCTTGAGGGCGTGTGTGAAGCTTCACACTCGTTATTGGAAATTATCAATGATATCCTTGACTTTTCTAAAATTGAAGCGGGGAAAGTGGAACTGAAACCGGAAGAATTCGATCCACGAACTGTCATCGATGCCACGATGCGTGTCTTTCGCATTCCTGCAGAAAAAAGTGGCTTAGAACTTACCGCCACCTATGCTCCCGATGTCCCCACTCAGGTATATGGCGATTTTGGGCGGTTGCGCCAAATATTGGTCAACCTTGTTGGCAATGCCCTCAAATTCACGCCAAAAGGCTCAGTTGAGATAAACGTTTCCCAGCTTATGCCCAAAACGAGTGCTTGTTCGAATGCAGCCACGCTTCTCTTTTCTGTCAAAGATACTGGCATTGGGATTCCGACGGAAAAATTCGAGACGATTTTTGATAGTTTTACCCAGGAAGACTCCACCACAACCAAACGATATGGTGGAACAGGACTCGGCCTGGCGATTTCAAAACGTCTGGTCGAAATGATGAACGGAAGTATCTGGTTGGAGAGTACTGTCGACGTGGGGTCGACATTTTACTTCACGGTTACCTTTGAAACGCCGGACAATGTGATGCCAATACGACCCGAGACATCTGCCGCCTCACTTCAGTCTTCAGTCCCTCCTTTGCGTATACTTCTGGCTGAAGACAATCTGCTCAACCAACGATTTGCGAGTCATTGCCTTCGGAGCAAAGGTCATGCTGTGACCGCAGTCCCCAATGGAAAAGAAGCTCTTGATGTATTACGTCAAGACGAATTTGATGTGATCCTTATGGACGTTTCCATGCCGGTTTTGGACGGTATCGAAACCACACGCGCCATACGTGCCGATCAAAGCGGCCAGTTCGATCCAACCATTCCCATCATTGCGCTGACGGCCCATGCAGTCAAAGGCGATAGGGAACGCTTCCTCGAAGCAGGTATGGATGACTACGTTTCCAAGCCGTTTGATCTCGATGTTTTATTCGAAGTTATTGCCAAATGTTTGCCGAAATCGGCAAGGCAAATCCCTTTCCATACAGCCGAGAGTATGCCGGTACACACCGACACCATCTTCGACGCCCAATGGATTTCTTCGAAGTTCAGTGCAAAATATGATTTTTACAACGAAATCTTTGAAATGTTCATTGAAGATGCAGGAGAAAAATTGCATCGCGTCAGAGGATTCCTTGGAGATAACGCGTTCGAAGCCATAAGTGATGAAGCCCATTCTCTCAAAGGTATGTCTGCAACAATCGGAGCCGCCCGTTTTCGGACTGCTTCACAAGAACTTGAGGCTGCGGCACGACAAAAGCAACTCGACGAGGCTCGACAACGCTTTGTTGTGCTCGAAGATGAATTATCGCGTCTTCGCAACCTTAATATGGATGAAGCTACGTTCGAGGACATCAAAAACGGCAAGGTATGA
- a CDS encoding chemotaxis protein CheB yields MTDTDSESPNASETEDAHIAPPESSEETPLPVVGIGASAGGFEALESFFKKMPSDSGICFVVVQHLSPDHKSLMVELLSKHTQMKVRQAEEGMPLEANTITLIPPGKIMTVTNAHLHLAEKDTRVVPNYPIDTFFHSLADNSKEHAIGIILSGTGSDGARGIRTIKESNGLIMVQEPLSAKFDGMPQSAVATGTADFILAPEEMPVALVHYINNPIMKRQVDNGVDKSSEHDRLGPLFTIIKNAHGVDFTHYKPSTVFRRIQRRMGINQIDSLDTYITLLYQNEEEVHALYRELLIGVTSFFRDSNVFKALQETVLPELFKNEKRTLRVWVCGCSTGEEAYSLAILFHEFNEAGKFNKEIKIFATDIDKNALEFASNGFYPESISADMNHKRLSKYFLKQRGGYAVQKRIREMVIFASQNIFRDPPFNKIDLLSCRNLLIYFQPVLQERVFSLFSFALNEGGFLLLGASETVGKFSHLFTLVDARWKIYRSTGRQLPLDTRTISTGPVIHQKLSRPTLTLPDRQSESVNPICSSPEILQDLISRYVPPAIVINQNRDVIHFIGDVSPFVQIRPGKASLNMRHLIRKELAIAVETGINKSLRENSEIAYRDIPLKDEDDDTSLLDLVILPYQDRHTGQRIILVLFEKHSAVSTQSAQQHECFDLDAKATERIHDLEQELQYNKENLQATIEEVETTNEELHATNEELLSANEELQSTNEELQSVNEELITVNSEYQNKIHELTELNNDMNNLLSSTNFGVIFLDRNLYVRKFTPAVKDVINLMDFDIGRPIGHISFNIKYNELEKDAHTVLDHLVPITREVSTANGKWLALRILPYMTMDNVIKGVIITFIDITEFKKTSLKLQKFSVAVEESPTAVIITDGNGDIEFANAGVTRMTGYTEDELLGQNIRLFRSQEAHENYYEQLWQQLQEQGLWKGRFHNKKKDGKPYIEEATIIEISEDSSDKVSYLKVSQDITEQERTQEALRNEHRLVRGIADTSPIALAMIDGEDRIVFANTHFEHLFHIDRNTAIGKTLDESPLRLHRYDSGNESNDQLPHRKAIMTGQAQYDVILSAQSSSGEQRALSVNASPLIGPSGSIGGAVVSFEDITSHVRNKSYRELLFSIVQSSDEVVFFLSSEGTISSWSNGASHLYGYNSGEIIGETVSILVSPETREAFPPILDRARQGERIKNQRGVHCHKNGSPIDVTLTLTPTDQENELIAIVSPQSKAQIQGMVEAEDIQAEQTSPPKDVQGKDS; encoded by the coding sequence ATGACCGACACTGATTCCGAATCTCCCAATGCTTCAGAAACTGAAGATGCTCACATTGCCCCCCCTGAATCATCCGAGGAAACGCCTTTACCTGTTGTTGGTATTGGGGCTTCAGCCGGAGGGTTTGAAGCATTGGAATCATTTTTTAAAAAAATGCCCTCAGATTCAGGGATATGTTTCGTTGTTGTTCAACACCTCTCGCCCGACCATAAAAGCCTCATGGTGGAACTCTTATCGAAACATACACAAATGAAGGTTCGCCAAGCTGAAGAAGGTATGCCCCTCGAAGCGAATACCATCACACTCATTCCGCCGGGCAAAATTATGACCGTCACGAATGCCCACTTGCACCTCGCAGAAAAAGATACACGAGTCGTTCCCAACTACCCTATCGACACGTTTTTTCACTCTCTCGCCGATAATAGCAAGGAACACGCAATTGGCATTATTTTGTCGGGAACGGGAAGCGATGGAGCTCGAGGGATACGGACGATCAAAGAGTCCAACGGCCTGATCATGGTGCAAGAACCACTTTCAGCGAAATTCGATGGCATGCCACAAAGTGCCGTCGCGACCGGAACCGCCGATTTTATCCTTGCTCCAGAGGAAATGCCTGTTGCTCTTGTCCATTACATCAACAATCCCATTATGAAGCGGCAGGTCGACAATGGTGTTGACAAATCCTCAGAACATGATCGCCTCGGTCCACTTTTTACCATCATCAAAAATGCACATGGCGTCGACTTCACGCACTACAAACCATCCACGGTCTTTCGGCGCATCCAGCGCCGCATGGGCATTAATCAGATCGACTCGCTCGATACCTACATCACGTTACTCTACCAAAATGAAGAAGAGGTTCACGCTCTCTATCGAGAACTGCTTATCGGAGTGACGAGTTTCTTTCGGGATTCCAACGTATTCAAAGCGTTACAAGAAACGGTTCTGCCGGAGCTTTTTAAAAATGAAAAACGCACGTTACGTGTCTGGGTTTGTGGTTGCTCAACGGGCGAAGAAGCCTACTCGTTGGCCATCTTGTTCCACGAATTCAACGAAGCAGGAAAGTTCAATAAAGAAATCAAGATATTCGCCACGGACATAGACAAAAACGCTCTCGAATTCGCCAGTAATGGTTTTTATCCCGAAAGCATTAGTGCAGATATGAACCATAAACGTCTTTCAAAATACTTTCTCAAACAAAGAGGTGGCTACGCCGTTCAAAAGCGTATTCGGGAAATGGTCATCTTCGCGAGTCAAAATATTTTCCGCGATCCTCCATTTAATAAGATAGACTTGCTCAGTTGCCGAAATTTACTCATTTACTTTCAGCCCGTTTTGCAAGAACGAGTCTTCTCTCTCTTCAGTTTTGCCCTCAATGAAGGGGGATTTCTCCTGCTTGGGGCCAGCGAAACCGTCGGAAAATTCAGTCATCTGTTTACCTTAGTCGATGCGAGATGGAAAATTTATCGTTCGACTGGACGGCAACTTCCACTGGATACCCGTACGATATCTACGGGTCCAGTCATCCATCAAAAACTGTCGCGTCCAACGCTTACACTGCCCGATAGACAGTCAGAGAGCGTCAACCCAATATGCTCTTCGCCTGAAATCCTCCAAGACCTCATATCGCGATATGTCCCTCCGGCCATCGTCATTAACCAGAATCGCGACGTTATCCACTTCATAGGGGATGTATCCCCGTTCGTCCAAATCCGACCAGGCAAAGCAAGCCTGAACATGAGACATCTCATTCGAAAAGAACTTGCCATTGCCGTCGAAACAGGCATCAACAAGTCCTTACGGGAAAATAGCGAGATTGCGTATCGAGACATTCCACTCAAGGACGAAGACGACGATACGAGTCTTCTTGATCTCGTCATTCTTCCCTATCAGGACCGTCACACCGGACAACGTATCATCCTGGTTCTGTTTGAGAAACACTCGGCAGTTTCCACCCAGAGTGCACAGCAGCATGAGTGTTTCGATCTTGATGCCAAAGCCACAGAACGCATTCATGACCTTGAACAAGAGCTGCAATACAATAAAGAAAATCTCCAAGCTACTATTGAAGAAGTAGAAACAACCAACGAAGAACTTCACGCGACGAACGAAGAACTCCTTTCAGCGAACGAAGAGCTGCAGAGCACCAATGAGGAACTTCAATCCGTCAACGAAGAGCTTATTACTGTCAATTCCGAGTATCAAAACAAAATCCATGAGCTCACCGAGCTCAACAACGACATGAATAACCTGTTGTCGAGTACCAATTTCGGTGTCATTTTCCTTGACCGCAATCTTTATGTCCGCAAATTCACACCGGCTGTCAAAGATGTCATCAATCTCATGGACTTCGATATAGGCCGACCAATAGGACATATTTCGTTTAATATTAAGTATAATGAACTGGAAAAAGATGCTCATACTGTATTAGACCACCTCGTCCCCATTACACGAGAAGTTTCCACAGCCAATGGGAAATGGCTCGCCTTGCGTATTTTGCCATACATGACTATGGACAATGTCATCAAAGGCGTCATTATTACTTTTATCGACATCACTGAGTTTAAAAAGACATCATTGAAATTGCAAAAGTTTTCAGTAGCCGTCGAGGAAAGTCCTACCGCTGTCATTATTACAGATGGCAATGGCGACATCGAGTTTGCCAATGCTGGCGTCACTCGAATGACGGGGTATACTGAGGACGAACTTCTCGGCCAAAATATTAGACTTTTTCGCTCTCAAGAAGCCCATGAGAATTATTACGAACAATTATGGCAGCAATTACAAGAACAAGGGCTCTGGAAAGGAAGGTTTCATAATAAGAAGAAGGATGGGAAGCCTTATATTGAAGAGGCAACGATCATTGAAATCAGCGAGGACTCTTCAGACAAAGTTTCATACCTCAAGGTTTCTCAGGATATCACTGAACAGGAGCGCACCCAAGAAGCACTACGAAATGAACACCGATTGGTTCGCGGAATCGCTGACACATCGCCAATCGCCCTGGCGATGATTGATGGGGAAGATCGAATCGTATTCGCCAACACTCATTTTGAACATCTTTTTCATATTGATCGCAATACAGCCATAGGCAAGACCTTGGATGAATCGCCCCTGCGTCTTCATCGGTATGATTCCGGCAACGAGTCAAACGATCAGCTTCCTCACCGCAAGGCAATTATGACGGGCCAGGCACAGTATGACGTCATACTTTCTGCCCAATCCTCAAGCGGAGAGCAACGCGCTCTTTCGGTCAATGCATCGCCTTTGATTGGTCCTTCCGGTTCAATAGGTGGCGCCGTCGTCTCCTTCGAAGATATTACCAGTCACGTCCGAAACAAATCCTATCGTGAGCTTCTCTTCTCTATTGTCCAATCATCGGACGAAGTCGTTTTCTTTCTGTCAAGCGAGGGAACTATCAGTTCGTGGAGCAACGGTGCGAGCCATCTTTATGGATACAATTCCGGGGAGATCATTGGAGAAACTGTTTCCATACTCGTCAGTCCGGAAACCCGCGAAGCCTTTCCCCCCATTTTGGATCGTGCCCGACAGGGGGAACGTATCAAGAATCAGAGAGGTGTCCATTGCCACAAAAACGGCAGTCCTATTGACGTCACATTGACATTGACGCCAACGGACCAGGAAAACGAGCTTATCGCCATCGTATCTCCTCAGTCCAAGGCTCAGATCCAGGGAATGGTTGAAGCAGAAGACATACAGGCCGAACAGACGTCTCCCCCCAAAGACGTGCAGGGAAAGGACTCATGA